tcttcaagttcATCAATGGTACTGCAACACACATTAGGATCGTGAAGACGGTGGTCCATTCCTCATTTTAAAGTCAATGTAAAAACTcaagtgttaaatattttaaactttcGACTTAAAAGCTACTTTTAAcactattataattattttttcacacAGTCATTTACAGGAGGACCACATAATGGCTGTCGCACTGGGCCCTGCTATTTGAACAGAAATATGAGAATATAATTTCTTCTAATTCTTTCTCACACTATGGTGGAAGAGGAACAAAATAATAAGTATTAAGTATGTCCTTTGAAGTATATACACTTTGGTTTGCACAAGTCACCACCCTAGTTTAGCCCATTTCACTCAACGACCACACTTGTTCAATGAGACTATAAACCGGGCTTAGCTACCAACATAAATattagcttgctagctagctagctaagcCTGGCGAGTGAAGCTACAACCAAAAGCAGTCTGGTCGCAGCTCTATGAACGTATGTGTTGTCACGACTACTAAATATTGGTTAAACAAGGAGTCCGATTGAAAAATGTACCCCTATTTCCAAATGCAACGACGAATTGCCTCAGAATAAAGGCCTACAGCTAATACACACAGCGTAGCTAGCGCTTACGATGAGCCCGCTGAATGCTGTAAtgggctaacgttagctacaaCCAGCACTCAATTTAAGTTATGCTTTTAGAAATGTTATTACAAGCTCTCAATCCTCAATTAACGAACGGGAGTCCCTGCATTCATTGTTTAATACCGTTTCGCTGGTGCCTTGAGGTTAATACCGCGCTGTCGTATCACTTCATCCAAAGAGACGTCTGCCATTTTATCACACTCGCTCACAGCGCATGCGCGAAGGCGGACGTTTTAGCTAGGGCTACGGAAGAGGATTTGGGTCAAAACGCAAACTGTCCGTCGGGAAATGatgttatatttaattgttttaatatgtACGTGTGTTGACAACTACCTTTTAAATGAAATAGGCATGTCAATGTATCGTTGAAACATACTGACTATATTGCTTAAGGACGTAACAACTGCccagttaaaataaaagtatctgCGATCGATTACTTTTGACAAAATACAAAGGACATACGTATCGCTACCCATGAGCCTTTGCGCGAAATTGTCGGGAAAAATTCTGCAATTTTCGCAAATACATATACTTCAAAGTAGTACAAACACTATCTGCCATTTCATTTACACAAGCTATTATTCGACACACTGGCAACTGTTGATGCAACCGAAAATAAACCGGTGCCAGTGCGCTCTAGTTGGCACCGTAACCAAGAACACCTGGACACTCTGACTACACACGTCTTCGACACTTGACTGGTTATGCCTTAAACTGATGAGTAAGGAAAATAACGACGCGGGGTGACGCCCGTGTCCTCGTAAACATAACGAGAAGAATTTTTGAAAGGGGAAAggtctgtctgctgaggtgaCTCGCCTACTTTGTGAGATGCCTCGTAGAGCCAGGACCTTCCCTGAACCTCTGTCTGTGaacaataaactaaactaactagtagtagtttgtagtattagtctgttgcacttattgttttcctagtaacttgcctctgcactatacttttgctctggtttaagataagataagataatcctttattaatttgcagacttacaacagcagagagtaaagtgcacacaagagacatagtagaagaagacaagataaaaattaaaaataaaataaaacaagtattataaataagcaataaaaaaaacagtagaaaaacaacaataactgaaatattatatttacagacagagaaaaaaacaactattttaactattttaaacttttttaactattattgcacagtgtaatgtgtaatgtagtagtttgtagcacttattatattcgtattagtctgttgcacttattgttttcgtagtaacttgcctctgcactgtacttttgctctggtttaagataagataagataagataagataagataagataagataagataagataagataatcctttattagaagaattagactccctcaccgcttttaaatcaaatcttaaaactcacctgttcctctctgccttcccctaaggtcttgataatttagattgcttgtgtttgggtggttgttcagttttaatagatattcttagatttcattatgattaaattaattaattaattttttttttattttttttttttgtttgtttttagtgttttattattatatttgattattgtgattgttctaccctgtgcagcaccttgagatttctttgtattttaaagtgtgctatataaataaaatccattattattattattattagtcccgcagtggggaaatttgcagacttacaacagcagagagtaaagtgcacacaagagacatagtagaagaagacaagataaaaataaaaaataaaataaaacaagtattataaataagcaataaaaaaaacaacagtaactgaaatattatatttacagacagagaaaaaaacaacaactattttaaacttttttaactattattgcacagtgtaatgtgtaatgtattgcacaggatttttattgtcattgtcattgtttatGCTCTTaaatgcttgtttaagaaaggagatgcactgatgacttctggtgactagtagttctcttgaatacctatgttgaatacacttcctgtaagtcgctttggataaaggcgtctgctaaatgactgtaatgtaatataatgtaatgtaatgtaatgtaatgtaatgtaactagtAGACACACCACTGGATGTGATTGTCATTACATGAAATTAGACTGCtatgattattatattcctttattgatccccatgggggaaattcaagtgttgcagcagctcaactacacagacacagacaataaatacacatactatactatacaactacacagacaataaatacacatactatacaactacacagacaataaatacacatactatacaactatacaactatacacagacaataaatacacatactatacaactacacagacaataaatacacatactatacaactacacagacaataaatacacatactatacaactacacagacaataaatacacatactatacaactacacagacaataaatacacatactatacaactacacagacaataaatacacatactatacaactacacagacaataaatacacatactatacaacaaaataaagatagaacaggatgAGATGAGATGTTAGGACTACACTTTCATATTAATCTATTATAATGTGATGTGACATTAGTCATCACACACTACCTCACAGTTAAGAGAGACTTCCACACCAATTAAAGATGAATTTCTCagtactttgtgtgttttgagtctTTGAATATCAATGAGATATAGTCCACATTTCGTATgtagtttaaaataatttgaatctgAATATAATTTGCCTTCGTGTTGTGTTTTGCAtcgtttattttattttacaaatgtcacagtattgtgcataataataataataaaaaaaatcgtCTGCAGACATTGGTTAACAGAGCGTGACGCGGGAGACTCCAACTCCCATGATGCATCGCGGCGGAGCAGAGCCAACCCGCTGGCTCTGCCGTCGAGCTGCTCATCGTCGCTGTCTCTCGGACCCGCAGGAGGAGAAATGGCTGCAGCTCTGTCCCGTGCCCTCAAACTACCCGGTAAGATGCTCTGCACGTCCTTCTGCCACACAGACACCCAGAGGAGGCAGACTTTAACTCAGAGCATTCACTGACTCCGTTGTCAGGCAGGACGAGGAGGTTTGTGAGGAGTCTGATCTCTGATTCATCTGATGCGCTGATTCGTCACACACAGTTAGTGTCTGCTGCATAATGGACGTGTGTTCTCATAGATGTGGTTAAAGGAGTCTGTGTTGATAAAGAAGCATGTGTTGACAGCGTTCTGTTAAAGCGTCTCTGCTGTTTTCTGCCTATTAGCTCGCTGCTAGCCACCGttaacccaacacacacaccgttactCTGGAGAGTAAACACATTACAGCATGATGACACATGATGACACTCATTATATGTGATGACACTCATTATATGTGATGCCAGGCATTATGGTGTGTACTGTACACAGACATTACTCACCGAACGACGAGTAGTATTTAAGTATTATGAATGTTTCCTTTTGCTATGTTTTTAAAGGTCTGCAATTGTGAGCAAACTACAATAATTATCTGCCAAAacagatactactactgtatatatatatatatatgtatatgtatgtatatatgtatataaatatatgtatgtatatatatatatatatatatatatatatatatatatgtatatatgtatatatgtatataatatatatatatgtatatatatatatatgtatgtcacaaggctagctcgctgtgaattctaaccaatattgtcctgctagtgagtggtcactacatatgtatatatgtatataaatatatgtatgtatatatatatatatgtatataaatatatgtatgtatatatatatatatgtatatatatgtatataaatatatgtatgtatatagatatacaaaCATGCttaggggtaaaaaaaaaaaaaaaaaaaagggatatgTTTGAGCACTAAAGGCATTAAGAACCTTACCCACatctgaaaaagaaatatataatgcatcagtattgtaaaataatatatatatatatatatatatatatatatatatatatatatatatatatatatatatacagtaccagtcaaaagtttggacacaccttctcattcaatggtttttctttatttttatttttatttttttctacattgtagattaatattgaagacatccaaactatgaaggaacacatatggaattatgtggtaaacaaacaaatgctcaacaaaccagaatatgttttatattttagattcttcaaagaagttgaatgagaaggtgtgtccaaacttttgactggtactgtatatatagatatatatagatctatataccAGTTGTGTATTAATAATATGTCTCTGCAGGGAAGAAGGGCTCGGAGCTTGGCGAGTACGACCCTCTCACCCAAGCAGACAGCGAGGACGAGAGCGAAGAGGACGACCTTGTCCTCAACTACCCCCGAAATGGCCTCGGCAGGGACGGCTGCCTCGGCGCCAGCTCCTCCAAGCTGCGAAGTGGCAGATCAGGAAGACTCGTGGGGGCCGACGATGAGGctcaggaggacgaggaggaggaagaggaggacgagtgGAGAGAACGTCTCCCCAGCAAATCCAGGCAGGACAGGGAGGATGGGAAAGGCGTGCAGTACTGGAGCCACAGGGACTCAGGCAGGGACAGAGGcggggaggacagaggagggccCGGGCCCTTGGGGGGTTCTGGGCTGGGGGCTCATAGCACCGAAGCAGAAGAGAAGAGGCTGAGGATGAAGAACGCTATCCGGAGTGCGTTCTTCCTGGTGCCTCTGGTCTGTGCCGCTCTGCTCGTGCTGCTGTGTGCATTTCTGATTCCGTGCCGGAAGGGAGAACTGGAAAAGAGGCCGCAGTGGGAGAGAGCACTGGGAGATGCGGGAGGTACAGAGAATAATGTCAGAGTTTGATACATCACCATGGCTACATTATCAGTGACAAAATAACTGAGTTTGAGGTTCTCTGATACCTTCcataaacaacaacacttaTAATGCTCACTTTATAAAGACTTACTGAGGAGCCTCTGTGGCTAGACTGCGCTGGCTCACCCATTAATTAACCCGCTGTAATCATACGGGAGTGTGAGCATCACTCTCTACCACATGCTCTGTTTAAGCATTGTAGAGTGGCAATAAATACAAACCCAAAATGACTGTGTCTTTAGCGACCACATAAGTATTTTTACCAGTatatttagaaaacaaacaggacAACTCAGCTGATAGCCGTAACCATCGATGTTTCGATACTTAATAACTCTTGTGCTTTTTCTGATTCCCACATTTTTTCCCTACTGCTAGACTTCAATCAAACACTCACAAGGATTCTCCTGGTCGTgtttatgattttgttttctatttccaGGTGTCACACCGCCTGCGCTGGCGTTATGGGATGTCGATGGTGATTCAGTGGAGGATGTGTTTCTGGGTGTCACTGAATGGACCAATGACACCCATCCCACACAAGGGAACAAAAGTATGTGAGGGACGATTTCCTGCCGCCCCCACTTTTAACATCTcatcttcttttcctcttctttaacCTTTCTGGTTCTTGtgaatgctgtgtttttttttttgtttttttttttactggtttatTGATCagtcgtgtttttttttctcccgaCCAGTTTACAGCGCGGTGGCCTTGTCTGCCGTCAGCGGTCAGGTTCTGTGGAGGAAAGTCATGAAGGAGTCCGTGATGTACATCCAGTGTGGTCTGCAGTACAGCACCCAGCCGTCCCCTGTGGTCCTCCTCGTTGGGAAATCCATCCTCATGGCGGTCAACGGCACCACAGGTTAGGAAAGGAGCCTGTTTCATGTGAAGATCACAGGACTGAGCAATTAGAAAACATCTCTATAGACTGTTTATGTTTGTTCTTATATTGTCTTAGTCTGTTGTCTGTTGTTGTATTCTGAAGGCTGTGTTTTTATGCCAAAGAGAATGCATGTTTGAGCTAAATTCCTCTCAGCCTCCAGTTCCCTAACTAGATAAGAGCGGTAAGGCAATAAGGGCAACCCCCTGTGGAATCCAAACGCTTTGAAACAGGGTGACAGAGGTTTCCTTTCATTCCCCAGGGAAGACCTTGTGGTCAGTCCTGCTTAAGAACATTGAATCCCAGGCGGTTTTACTTCCAGACCTCCAGGGCGACTCGGTCCCAGATCTGCTGATAGCCACCCTGCCTGCGGATGAGGTATTGCTGTGAAGCCGCCTCCTTTTAGTCCACACCTTTGCATTCAGCGACTacataccttttttatttatcgCTGTACTCGTTTTTTTCAGCCGTTGGATCTCTCCCTGACGTTGATCTCGGGGCTGACGGGGGCGAAGCTCGGAGACCCCGTGCCTTTCAACCTCACTGGACAAGGAAAGCTGATGGGTCCTCTGCTGCATGAGACACAGCAAGGGGCTTACTACATCCTCTTTGGACTGGGTAAAGGAATCAAATGTGTAATATACAGATCAACAGTCAGCATGTGTGTTCAGGCTGTAGGCCTTAGTTTAGCTACAGCTGTAAGGGTACAAATAGAAAAAGCACAACTCTTTCCGGTTGTAAGAATTCTGAGGTAACTGACTAAgttagtttaatttattttttcctcctcaggTAATGTAGAGGCCATCTCTCTACATGATATCTACATTAGAGCTGATAGCAAGATGCCCATCACTCAGGCCCTCAGAAGGAAGGATCCCGGGTGGGAGGGGCTCAAGAAaaccaactcctcctccttcatacACATTTACAGGTACGCCTCAGTGTCTGGCTCAATTCTGATTGAATCTTAAACAGAATTTATGTTTGAATCTGATAGGTATGTGCGCTTTAAAACGGTTTGTAGTTCAGTGTTCTTCATGGTCTAAAGCCAcatttgtacatatttatatgataAATTACTGGGGAAACATGGTGTTCAATTTCCTTGGTTGTAAACACACTGAAATAGAGATGTAAATCACTGGTTCACTACTGATTAATTAGACAATATACGGCTGATGTAAGTCAAAATCCCGTTTTTATTGTCTTCCCCCTAGAGGATCTGAGCGAGTGGAGTTCCTGCTCCCTCTTGTGGCTGGTTTTGGTAACAGCCACAACGGCCTGGACACTGTTTCTAACCTCAACTCCACCAAAAGTGACTGGGTGCTGGTGTACGGCTCCAGCAAACTGTCCGTGCTCAGACAGAAGGACGTACGTAAAGAATGGACCTTCAACTCGGCTCCCATTCACAGGTAGAGCCCGCACATCACTGTGTCACCACTGACCGTGTTTCACAATTCTGTTACTACTAAGGAAGGAGGGTATGGAAGTTCCCATTCAAAGGAAGTTATATTTTCAGAAATTTTGTGAAATTTACCTAAATTATTTCATGGCCTGTCACAGCCCACCGGCCCCAGGACACTTCAACGATGACGGAATCCTTGATCTCTTCATTCAGCATTCAGCAAATGGCACCATGAAGGTAAAATAAACTGTCCTCTAATAGATAGAAGCTCAAGTAAATTCAAGGCTGACCAA
This genomic window from Anoplopoma fimbria isolate UVic2021 breed Golden Eagle Sablefish chromosome 11, Afim_UVic_2022, whole genome shotgun sequence contains:
- the fam234b gene encoding protein FAM234B; this translates as MAAALSRALKLPGKKGSELGEYDPLTQADSEDESEEDDLVLNYPRNGLGRDGCLGASSSKLRSGRSGRLVGADDEAQEDEEEEEEDEWRERLPSKSRQDREDGKGVQYWSHRDSGRDRGGEDRGGPGPLGGSGLGAHSTEAEEKRLRMKNAIRSAFFLVPLVCAALLVLLCAFLIPCRKGELEKRPQWERALGDAGGVTPPALALWDVDGDSVEDVFLGVTEWTNDTHPTQGNKIYSAVALSAVSGQVLWRKVMKESVMYIQCGLQYSTQPSPVVLLVGKSILMAVNGTTGKTLWSVLLKNIESQAVLLPDLQGDSVPDLLIATLPADEPLDLSLTLISGLTGAKLGDPVPFNLTGQGKLMGPLLHETQQGAYYILFGLGNVEAISLHDIYIRADSKMPITQALRRKDPGWEGLKKTNSSSFIHIYRGSERVEFLLPLVAGFGNSHNGLDTVSNLNSTKSDWVLVYGSSKLSVLRQKDVRKEWTFNSAPIHSPPAPGHFNDDGILDLFIQHSANGTMKALVVDGANGHLLWSAEFVCPHLVLETSPISTSTGQSAFLFWASDPIRAQKNATKTTVSPGAASAEPLIRKLFLLHPAHPTILLELTSTTDTAVTSAVSYQERQKDASYITVSSRPTPDSEPGARIVKSMSLRAAITKGQIVRVEESNKSGGPVKPGVFEVNKFFRGLSFKHQ